Below is a genomic region from Mycolicibacterium neworleansense.
CCGTCTCCTCCCGCTGTGCGGCCACGCGCTCGCGTGCTTCGGGATTACGCAGCAGGAACAGCGTGTACTCCGAGCCCAGGACGGCCCGGTCCGGCCCCTCGGCGGTGACCAGGTCCCGCCAGCGGTCGCCGAGTTCGTCGGCGTCGAGATCGTCGAGCCGGTGAAACGTGGCGATGACATCGGCGAAGCCGTCGAGGAATTGTTGGCGCTGCCGTTCGACCACTGCCAGGAACAACTCGGCCTTGCTCCCGAAGTGGGAGTAGATGGCGCCGCGGGTGTATCCCCCGACCTCGGCGATGTCCTCGAGCGCTGCCCCGTCAAACCCCTTGCGCGCAAACACCTCCTCGGCAGCATCCAGCAGGACGTTGCGCGTGTGCTCCAAGCGGCGTTGCTTGGTCCAGCGTTCGGCCATCACCCCATCCTGTCAAAGGTCAGCGCAGTTGTGTCGACATGGTCCAGCCAGCAGTGGGACCAG
It encodes:
- a CDS encoding TetR/AcrR family transcriptional regulator — encoded protein: MAERWTKQRRLEHTRNVLLDAAEEVFARKGFDGAALEDIAEVGGYTRGAIYSHFGSKAELFLAVVERQRQQFLDGFADVIATFHRLDDLDADELGDRWRDLVTAEGPDRAVLGSEYTLFLLRNPEARERVAAQREETVRALADYISKGAARLGGHVSIPAVDLARVILAANDGVTLNSLLDDQAVYRPFLRMVLANIVVPKGNNL